The Porites lutea chromosome 9, jaPorLute2.1, whole genome shotgun sequence sequence AGAATGACGCTGCAAAATGAGGCACGTTTCTGCTCCGTGTTGGTTCAAAGGCCGGTAATTATGACACTCATCTTTAGACAGCACAACAAGCGTCAATTAAtccaaagagaaatttcttattcatatttatttttaaactgttatTTACAttcaaaatcaatttcaaaattAATCGTCCATCGAAAGACAATCTCCCGTCATTACTCACTGGAACAAATTGTTTTGCTTCATTGTTCAGTACaagccttcttttttcttgttagtatgaaaatgaaaatttctttctttctttttttgtcacttATTAACACTTTTGCACTGTTTTTCTCCCGTAGATTGCAGAAAATTTGACAAACATTTCTGCGGATATTATTTCAGGGTTGAATGACACAAGTATGCAAGAACCCCTCTGGTATACTGTACTTGCCTGGCTTTTCACTATTTTAGGTTTTGTTGGTAACAGCTTCGTTATCTTGTTAATTTCTTCGAAGAAAAAACTAATTCGCCGAAAAACAAACTGGTTTCTTCTTTCACTGTGTTTTGCTGATCTTGGAGTCAGTCTAAGCATGTATCCTGCCATGACTCTTTGCCACCCAAACAAGCATTGCCGTTTTGTTTTGCTCGCGAGCTTTCAGTGGGCTTTCCTGTACTCTTCGGTGATAAACCTGTGTTTGCTAACAGTGGACCGATACATTGCAATAGTGAAACCGTTTATGTATGTGCTGTTAATGTCGACTTTTCGTGCCGTGGCCTTCATTTGTGCTGCCTGGCTTATTCCTTTCACGCTCAGTTTCCTTCCCTTTACGTTCTTGTACAGCCAACAGGGAATCATTGCAATGAAGGGCTACTCTTACCTCATGATTGTGGGGTTTGAATTTATTCCCACGCTCACTCTGCTCTTGGTAACATCTCATCTTATCTTCATCGCCAGAAAACACGCTCGCGAGACGGCGTCGGTGATGGCTCAGTTACGGTACAACCAACCAATGACGGAGAGCAATAACGTCGCAACCTTGCGGCATGATAACAGAAGACGATCTTCAGTAATTTTCATCGTCTCGATTGTGGTCTTCTTCATCTTTTGCTATTCGGCAACGATCGCTCGGACCTGCTGTGATATCTTTACCCTTTGTAGCTATCCGCGTGCGTTTTACAGGGCGAGCCAGCTACTCCAGATTGCAAACTCCGCATTCAATCCGCTCGCGTACGGATTTCTGAAACTTGACATCAAAGCAGAAGTCAAAAAACTCCTTCGTATTGCCACTGATGATGACCGGTCGTCCATGCAGTTGGAACAGAGATAAGCCACATCTCTGGCACTAAGTGAGAAGATACCACAAAAAAGCGAGCTCTGCTTGGCTAGTTCAGGATGTCTCATCAGGTTGTGCCTCAAAACTGAAAGAGTGGTCttttttatcatatttgttTTGTAGAAAATCTCAAAGCAAAATACAACCAAATGTAATAGGTctggaatttaaaaaaagatgactTAAACATCCTCTGAGCCCAGAAACGCCTTCACAGAACCTCGAGAGGTGGGCGTCAGTGTTCTTCCTAAAATGAAACGATAATTACGGGGATTTAGGTGCCAACAAAAAGGGATCCCATTTTCAGCCTTCAGGCAGTTTTAAGGGAAGGAATTTCGGGATTTAAAGTACATGAAAGGGTAGGCAAATCTTTCACTTATATTTCTCAAAGGTTGTTATGTCTGAGTCTGTTTAAGATTTATTTATTAGACCAGCCACCCAAGCAGTGGAATGCAGTGTTACTTACTATGTATATATGTGTAAgaaaaggggtaccatttttcatGGGAGGCTATATGAAAGGAATACCTGTTCGTTTAAAAAAGGGATGGTAAAAGGGGGTCGTTGGGCCTCTGGGCGGGGCCTCCCCGAGtaaatagggagctttagcatcgacgactttaactgcagcgaaaacgtcagttttaaaatgagtgaccgttttttcaatctttgtcgtgtttattccaatttgctgaaaatggcaagtgtaggcgaatttccctggagttgatttcttgaggaccgcacacacgtttagagagagaaaaagagattcctcgtcgcttgtttacgtccttcataaaacatgcaattaggcattttcacgtcgtagtcgtgcaaggacggtaaagaaatgtacaaaaaagcgtgatgcacgtgcaaagttgttgttttgcgtaataaacctctTGCTTTTTCGACGTCctctttgccgtcgccgtcgtcgttgctaaagctccctattctTTGTCGAGTACCCACCACCAAGGCCGGGAGATGGGGTACATCTTACATTCCCAAGGTACCACTTCTTGAATCAAACCCAGTTGCATAGGGAGCCGGAGTGTCTGAGTTAAGTCTTAAACGAAAAAATAAGGTAAAGCTTATTTCATGGTCagtataataatatatttataataatttataataattcaAAATGCAACAATAATAAAAGCATGATACGTCCAAAGTTTATCATGTTTGGTAAAAACAATCAATAATAGGAATAACTTGGCCGTCTAACCACAGACGTTTGTGATACCAGTGAAGATGCATTTTTTACCGCAACAGTGACGTTATTCTTTTGACAATAGAACAGGACATTGATGTAGCTAGCATACTTACATGCTAGCCTGGGACCACGCTCCGCAGTGGAGGAAAAAGGCACggggttaaaaagaaaaaatattggtgaGCGAAGCAAGCTAAGCGGTTGcctggggagggggaaagggcgCCACCCTTTCCCCTTCCCAGACTACCTCTCGGCTCACTTTactcgccgattttttttttcgcccacGCCGATTTTGTTTCTCCTGTTTC is a genomic window containing:
- the LOC140948348 gene encoding 5-hydroxytryptamine receptor 4-like isoform X1 — encoded protein: MVRRMTLQNEARFCSVLVQRPIAENLTNISADIISGLNDTSMQEPLWYTVLAWLFTILGFVGNSFVILLISSKKKLIRRKTNWFLLSLCFADLGVSLSMYPAMTLCHPNKHCRFVLLASFQWAFLYSSVINLCLLTVDRYIAIVKPFMYVLLMSTFRAVAFICAAWLIPFTLSFLPFTFLYSQQGIIAMKGYSYLMIVGFEFIPTLTLLLVTSHLIFIARKHARETASVMAQLRYNQPMTESNNVATLRHDNRRRSSVIFIVSIVVFFIFCYSATIARTCCDIFTLCSYPRAFYRASQLLQIANSAFNPLAYGFLKLDIKAEVKKLLRIATDDDRSSMQLEQR
- the LOC140948348 gene encoding 5-hydroxytryptamine receptor 4-like isoform X3; translated protein: MRNQIAENLTNISADIISGLNDTSMQEPLWYTVLAWLFTILGFVGNSFVILLISSKKKLIRRKTNWFLLSLCFADLGVSLSMYPAMTLCHPNKHCRFVLLASFQWAFLYSSVINLCLLTVDRYIAIVKPFMYVLLMSTFRAVAFICAAWLIPFTLSFLPFTFLYSQQGIIAMKGYSYLMIVGFEFIPTLTLLLVTSHLIFIARKHARETASVMAQLRYNQPMTESNNVATLRHDNRRRSSVIFIVSIVVFFIFCYSATIARTCCDIFTLCSYPRAFYRASQLLQIANSAFNPLAYGFLKLDIKAEVKKLLRIATDDDRSSMQLEQR
- the LOC140948348 gene encoding octopamine receptor beta-2R-like isoform X2: MSATANHNFKIAENLTNISADIISGLNDTSMQEPLWYTVLAWLFTILGFVGNSFVILLISSKKKLIRRKTNWFLLSLCFADLGVSLSMYPAMTLCHPNKHCRFVLLASFQWAFLYSSVINLCLLTVDRYIAIVKPFMYVLLMSTFRAVAFICAAWLIPFTLSFLPFTFLYSQQGIIAMKGYSYLMIVGFEFIPTLTLLLVTSHLIFIARKHARETASVMAQLRYNQPMTESNNVATLRHDNRRRSSVIFIVSIVVFFIFCYSATIARTCCDIFTLCSYPRAFYRASQLLQIANSAFNPLAYGFLKLDIKAEVKKLLRIATDDDRSSMQLEQR
- the LOC140948348 gene encoding octopamine receptor beta-2R-like isoform X4, coding for MQEPLWYTVLAWLFTILGFVGNSFVILLISSKKKLIRRKTNWFLLSLCFADLGVSLSMYPAMTLCHPNKHCRFVLLASFQWAFLYSSVINLCLLTVDRYIAIVKPFMYVLLMSTFRAVAFICAAWLIPFTLSFLPFTFLYSQQGIIAMKGYSYLMIVGFEFIPTLTLLLVTSHLIFIARKHARETASVMAQLRYNQPMTESNNVATLRHDNRRRSSVIFIVSIVVFFIFCYSATIARTCCDIFTLCSYPRAFYRASQLLQIANSAFNPLAYGFLKLDIKAEVKKLLRIATDDDRSSMQLEQR